A portion of the Ferroacidibacillus organovorans genome contains these proteins:
- a CDS encoding nucleotidyltransferase family protein, giving the protein MMNQKILDKRYRIYDIAKKYEAKNIRIFGSQLRGSERQNSDIDLIVEFGEPNLLDRIRMKHDLEEELGMSVDLLTDDSLHPLLRDEILSEAKPL; this is encoded by the coding sequence ATGATGAACCAGAAAATACTCGACAAACGATATCGGATTTATGACATTGCAAAAAAATACGAAGCAAAAAATATTCGCATATTCGGATCTCAGCTACGAGGATCTGAACGACAAAATAGTGACATTGACTTGATTGTCGAATTCGGAGAACCCAACTTGCTTGATCGTATCCGTATGAAACACGACTTGGAAGAAGAATTGGGTATGTCAGTCGATCTACTGACAGACGATTCACTTCATCCTCTTCTAAGAGATGAAATTCTGAGTGAGGCCAAGCCACTATGA
- a CDS encoding undecaprenyl-phosphate glucose phosphotransferase: protein MLRRHQAWIGRLYMMNDAIAVVIAFLLAWAVRFETTLLPRYGALPLSDYLKILYVALPAFLAVAALTGLYGVTRNRAMRRVAAQLLVSVAMMALTAMSVLYLSKEPYSRAVIVFFVTLTYLFTIGTRLATRRILQSFRARGFNRKYILIIGATRATERFLAHVRRHPEFGYEILGGVIADDGRVDREMAATVDDGMFEDLAQRAFFERQNITCLGSSAELSAILQRHIVDHIVLTVPYYAMGVLRDAVQIAEYYGVHTLLIPDFVDVLPSRPRFEEFAGLPIVDTRYTPLDEVVNLALKRGFDLVFSLLVLIVLSPFFALLAVLVRLSSPGPIIYRQTRLGKNRRPFTMYKFRTMVLHDADQDGWTVADDPRRTKVGRFMRRMSLDELPQFFNVLRGDMSVIGPRPERPNYVEQFQEDIPRYMVKHRIRPGITGWAQIHGLRGDTSIEERIEYDLRYIENWSFQMDMLIVLRTVVHGFRNRNAY, encoded by the coding sequence ATGCTGCGCAGGCATCAGGCATGGATTGGCAGGCTGTATATGATGAATGATGCGATCGCCGTCGTGATCGCCTTTCTCCTGGCGTGGGCCGTACGCTTTGAGACAACGCTCCTTCCGAGGTACGGCGCGCTTCCGCTGAGCGATTACCTGAAGATCCTCTACGTGGCGCTTCCTGCGTTTCTCGCGGTCGCGGCACTCACGGGCCTGTACGGTGTCACGAGAAACCGCGCGATGCGCCGCGTGGCTGCGCAGTTGCTGGTGAGCGTTGCCATGATGGCGCTGACGGCGATGAGTGTGCTGTATTTGAGCAAGGAACCGTATTCGCGGGCGGTCATCGTTTTTTTTGTGACCCTCACCTACCTCTTTACGATCGGGACGCGCCTGGCGACCCGCCGCATCCTGCAGTCGTTTCGCGCACGCGGCTTCAACCGCAAGTATATCCTCATCATCGGGGCGACGCGCGCCACTGAGCGTTTCCTGGCGCACGTTCGGCGGCATCCGGAGTTTGGCTACGAGATCCTCGGCGGCGTGATCGCGGATGACGGGCGGGTCGATCGCGAGATGGCGGCGACGGTGGACGATGGTATGTTTGAGGATCTCGCGCAGCGCGCGTTTTTTGAGCGGCAGAACATTACGTGTCTCGGCAGTTCGGCGGAGCTAAGCGCGATTCTCCAGCGGCACATCGTCGATCACATCGTGCTCACCGTGCCGTACTACGCGATGGGCGTGTTGCGCGACGCGGTGCAGATCGCCGAGTACTATGGTGTACACACGCTGCTTATCCCGGATTTTGTCGACGTGCTGCCAAGCCGCCCGCGCTTTGAAGAGTTCGCGGGGTTGCCGATCGTCGATACGCGCTATACGCCGCTTGACGAGGTGGTCAACCTCGCGCTCAAACGCGGCTTTGACCTCGTTTTCTCGCTGCTTGTGCTCATCGTGCTGAGCCCGTTTTTTGCGCTGCTCGCCGTGCTTGTGCGTCTCTCGTCGCCCGGCCCGATCATTTACAGGCAAACGCGGCTCGGGAAAAACCGCAGACCGTTTACGATGTACAAGTTTCGCACGATGGTGTTGCACGATGCGGATCAGGACGGCTGGACGGTGGCAGACGATCCACGCCGCACGAAGGTAGGGCGCTTCATGCGGCGGATGAGCCTTGACGAGTTGCCGCAGTTCTTTAACGTCCTGCGCGGCGACATGAGCGTGATTGGCCCGCGCCCCGAGCGTCCGAACTACGTAGAGCAGTTCCAGGAGGACATTCCGCGCTACATGGTCAAGCACCGCATTCGCCCAGGCATCACCGGCTGGGCGCAGATCCACGGGCTGCGCGGCGACACAAGCATTGAGGAGCGCATTGAGTATGACCTGCGCTACATCGAGAACTGGTCGTTTCAGATGGACATGCTGATCGTCCTGCGCACCGTGGTGCACGGGTTTAGAAATCGCAATGCGTATTGA
- a CDS encoding O-antigen ligase family protein: MKFRQALDVPDGPLGFRTLTTLTILALFLVVTPWYAGLFFTPSATIVVTLLLLGAIVALFRDDLDLHPTRPALWVLMYGAYAMLTNLWATSVVLSLQVTLTAAAGAAVFVVAQRYGYAVRNVLVLLLLLLNPILYVFGMGAAVSWWSANNAVYGSHLLASVFQYHNTYGAVALAIAALGLTAGYRGARCTVWNFVGTLAFTTGLAAVVGTYSRVVWVYTPFVLLALFISRAALFKRKRVVWYDVALTLLGLASGYVTVKALQSGHAKDVVIALALLLVGSFLAERFLRPWVFERMDVRASRGVGIGLVALLLLGGYLLRHHLSGHGSASILQRLHAISFHSVSLQERFYYYKNALAMWLAAPLFGAGGNAWMSHFQAYQTLPYWSKQVHSVLFDQLLDGGVVQLLLFGVSISLGIAQTIRVLRAAENLREKMSALGFLIAALILLTHAFLDFDFSYAYYEVLFWMMLGLAGTARLAQEGAKIAQTPLAPLRAQRMARQRRMQSYAITVALLVFFVFGGMMSGSQVAFGMMTTPGYVSKANLAEVQTSTALTPYDDNAEFTLAKFDYQMLQYGQGQAYGGQALAALRVAAATGAWDPSMLTQCAVLAYQMGDYTDALNWSHAAIGVGRFNQAAYENAMAIKLFVSARALKTDPAGAKQGLQGVTQLFRTINAEAKVSDPALFPAEIPLAENATVQVYEGLALALLGQYKASESTLNPFLTANRDQPAVNLYLTAMAIDEAGLKQSVLRNVTMQEMKKEPGALQEYQFINADR, translated from the coding sequence ATGAAGTTTCGTCAAGCGCTCGACGTGCCGGATGGGCCACTCGGGTTTCGCACACTTACTACCTTAACAATCCTAGCACTTTTTCTTGTGGTTACACCTTGGTATGCCGGACTCTTTTTTACGCCATCTGCAACGATCGTGGTCACGCTGCTCCTGCTTGGTGCAATCGTCGCGCTGTTTCGCGACGATCTGGATCTGCACCCGACGCGCCCTGCGCTGTGGGTGCTGATGTATGGGGCATATGCGATGCTCACGAACCTCTGGGCGACGTCCGTCGTGCTGTCGCTACAAGTGACGCTGACGGCGGCGGCGGGTGCGGCGGTGTTCGTTGTGGCGCAGCGCTATGGCTATGCGGTGCGAAACGTTCTTGTGCTGCTTTTGCTCCTGCTAAACCCCATCCTCTACGTGTTTGGCATGGGTGCGGCGGTCTCTTGGTGGAGCGCCAACAACGCGGTGTACGGGAGCCACCTGCTCGCATCTGTCTTTCAGTACCACAACACGTATGGGGCCGTCGCGCTTGCGATCGCGGCGCTCGGGCTGACGGCGGGATACCGCGGCGCGCGCTGCACCGTCTGGAATTTTGTCGGCACGCTCGCTTTTACGACAGGCCTCGCGGCGGTTGTCGGCACGTATTCGCGCGTCGTGTGGGTGTACACGCCGTTCGTGCTCCTCGCGCTCTTTATCTCGCGCGCCGCGCTGTTCAAGCGCAAGCGCGTCGTGTGGTATGACGTAGCGCTCACGCTGCTCGGACTCGCGAGTGGCTACGTCACGGTCAAAGCGCTGCAAAGCGGTCACGCCAAAGACGTCGTGATCGCGCTCGCCCTGCTGCTTGTCGGTTCGTTTCTCGCCGAGCGCTTTCTTCGCCCGTGGGTGTTTGAGCGGATGGACGTGCGCGCGTCGCGCGGTGTAGGGATCGGCCTTGTCGCGCTGCTTCTGCTCGGCGGGTACCTCCTGCGCCACCACCTGAGCGGCCACGGCAGCGCCTCGATCCTGCAGCGCCTGCACGCGATCTCGTTTCACAGCGTCAGTTTGCAAGAGCGCTTCTACTATTATAAGAACGCACTTGCCATGTGGCTCGCAGCTCCGCTTTTTGGCGCGGGCGGCAACGCGTGGATGAGCCACTTCCAGGCGTATCAGACGCTGCCCTACTGGTCGAAACAGGTGCACAGTGTCCTGTTTGATCAACTGCTCGACGGCGGTGTCGTGCAACTTCTCCTGTTTGGGGTCTCGATAAGCCTTGGCATCGCGCAAACGATCCGCGTGCTGCGCGCGGCGGAGAACCTGCGCGAGAAGATGAGCGCGCTTGGTTTTCTCATCGCGGCGCTGATCCTGCTCACACACGCATTTCTCGATTTCGACTTTTCATACGCGTACTACGAGGTGCTCTTTTGGATGATGCTTGGCCTCGCCGGAACGGCGCGTCTCGCGCAAGAGGGAGCGAAGATCGCGCAAACGCCGCTTGCCCCTTTGCGCGCGCAGCGGATGGCCAGACAGCGACGCATGCAGTCGTATGCAATCACCGTCGCACTGCTCGTGTTTTTTGTCTTTGGCGGGATGATGTCAGGTTCGCAGGTGGCGTTTGGCATGATGACAACGCCTGGCTACGTGAGCAAGGCGAACCTGGCGGAGGTGCAGACGAGCACTGCGCTCACACCGTACGATGACAACGCCGAGTTTACGCTTGCCAAGTTTGACTACCAGATGCTGCAGTACGGGCAGGGGCAGGCATACGGCGGACAGGCGCTCGCCGCGCTGCGCGTAGCCGCTGCGACGGGTGCGTGGGACCCGAGCATGCTCACACAATGCGCCGTGCTGGCGTATCAGATGGGCGATTATACGGATGCGCTGAACTGGTCGCACGCGGCGATTGGCGTCGGACGTTTCAATCAGGCGGCGTACGAGAACGCGATGGCGATCAAGCTGTTCGTGTCGGCGCGCGCGCTAAAGACCGACCCGGCGGGCGCAAAGCAAGGCCTGCAAGGGGTCACGCAACTCTTTCGGACGATAAACGCAGAGGCGAAGGTGAGCGATCCGGCACTCTTCCCAGCGGAGATCCCGCTCGCCGAGAACGCGACGGTGCAGGTGTACGAGGGGCTGGCACTGGCGCTACTGGGCCAGTACAAAGCGTCGGAGAGCACGCTCAATCCATTTTTGACCGCCAACCGCGACCAGCCTGCGGTCAATCTGTACCTGACCGCGATGGCGATTGACGAGGCAGGCTTGAAGCAGAGTGTTCTGCGAAACGTGACGATGCAAGAGATGAAAAAAGAACCGGGCGCGCTTCAGGAGTATCAATTTATAAACGCGGACCGCTAA
- a CDS encoding glycosyltransferase: MRIEAKRDAAGAVQRFAPDEPHVGGGKVHLPRVQVQIVTHESADGLAACLDAVLAQTVAPACVLILDNASTDASVAIAEAYVVRHPRIVVHILPHNLGYAVAHNLGFTRALDAQMTHVLTLNPDVLLRATYLEHCLAALHDRKGERTGGVTGKLLRENGVTIDSTGLVMEAFYHVRDRGSERRDAGQYDAAHVVFGVCGAAALYTASFLNAMHHAAGYVLDETFFLYKEDVDLCWRGSLNGFSFLYAPKAVAKHARGWIAGKRPSARAQSHSFANQLSMVWVYVSPRSFGFWVAQFVEFARFLRLLVTRPNVAWQIASLLWSQRTHRQEKRRMLRNARRGEGG, encoded by the coding sequence ATGCGTATTGAGGCGAAACGCGACGCGGCGGGTGCGGTGCAACGCTTCGCGCCGGACGAACCCCACGTGGGAGGGGGAAAGGTTCATCTCCCCCGTGTGCAGGTGCAGATCGTCACGCACGAGAGTGCGGACGGACTCGCCGCGTGTCTTGACGCGGTGCTCGCGCAAACGGTCGCGCCTGCGTGTGTGCTGATCCTTGACAACGCGTCGACCGACGCGAGTGTCGCGATCGCAGAAGCGTATGTAGTCAGGCACCCGCGCATTGTCGTGCATATCCTGCCGCACAATCTCGGCTATGCGGTGGCGCACAACCTCGGGTTTACGCGCGCGCTTGACGCGCAAATGACCCACGTGCTGACGCTAAACCCAGACGTGCTGTTGCGCGCGACGTATCTCGAACACTGCCTTGCGGCGCTGCACGACAGAAAAGGGGAGCGTACCGGCGGGGTTACAGGGAAACTGTTGCGGGAGAATGGCGTGACGATTGACAGCACGGGGCTTGTCATGGAGGCTTTCTATCACGTGCGCGATCGCGGCTCAGAGCGACGGGACGCTGGGCAGTATGACGCAGCACACGTTGTGTTTGGCGTGTGCGGCGCCGCCGCGCTCTACACGGCGTCCTTTTTAAACGCGATGCATCACGCGGCGGGGTATGTGCTTGACGAGACGTTTTTTCTCTACAAGGAGGACGTCGATCTCTGCTGGCGCGGTTCGCTCAACGGATTTTCGTTTTTGTATGCGCCAAAGGCGGTGGCCAAACACGCGCGTGGCTGGATTGCGGGGAAGCGCCCGAGCGCACGTGCGCAGTCACACTCGTTTGCGAATCAGCTTTCTATGGTGTGGGTATACGTTTCGCCGCGCTCGTTCGGGTTTTGGGTCGCCCAATTCGTCGAGTTTGCGCGCTTTTTGCGCCTGCTTGTGACGCGCCCGAACGTGGCGTGGCAGATCGCCTCGCTCCTGTGGTCGCAGCGGACGCATCGCCAGGAAAAACGCCGCATGCTCAGAAACGCGCGCCGCGGGGAGGGAGGGTGA